The following proteins are encoded in a genomic region of Cryptomeria japonica chromosome 11, Sugi_1.0, whole genome shotgun sequence:
- the LOC131050821 gene encoding extensin-2: MVEFERGRGGGLSPRIVTVLLLGFLASISNAASANAGKGRSLSEYEYTSPPPPSPSPPPPYYYKSPPPPSPSPPPPYYYKSPPPPSPSPPPPYYYKSPPPPSPSPPPPYYYKSPPPPSPSPPPPYYYKSPPPPSPSPPPPYYYKSPPPPSPSPPPPYYYKSPPPPSPSPPPPYYYKSPPPPSPSPPPPYYYKSPPPPSPSPPPPYYYKSPPPPSPSPPPPYYYKSPPPPSPSPPPPYYYKSPPPPSPSPPPPYYYKSPPPPSPSPPPPYYYKSPPPPSPSPPPPYYYKSPPPPSPSPPPYYYKSPPPPSPEYHYKSPPPPSPYYYKSPPPPSPYYYKSPPPPPYHHPILATVLVVGRVWGYKCYNWTKPEDSYDRKALNGATVVVTYKVGNKTLKAYGLTKHEGKYAVQLKGYNYKKWGAKSVKAKLYKPPKDSVFSVPTNVHYGKSGASVKLRSKSSEKIVLYAKDFFYAPSKPYTHCHKKSSHPYYYKSPPPPSSPYYYSSPPPPTYYYKSPPPPSPYYYKSPPYHYNSPPPPSPYYYMSPPPPPYYYKSPPPPSPSSPPPYYYKSPPPPSPSPPPPYYYKSPPPPSPSPTPVYYYKSPPPPSPSSPPPYYYKSPPPLSPYSSPPYYYKSPPPPSPSPPPPYYYKSPPPPSPSPPPPYYYKSPPPPSPSPPPTYYYKSPPPPSPSPPPPYYYKSPPPPSPSPPPPYYYHSPPPPSPSPPPPYYYKSPPPPSPYSPLPYYYKSPPPPSPSPPPPYYYKSPPPPSPSPPPPYYYKSPPPPSPSPPPPYYYKSPPPPSPSPPPPYYYKSPPPPSPSPPPPYYYKSPPPPSPSPPPPYYYKSPPPPSPSSPPPYYYTSPPPPSPSPPPPYYYKSPPPPSPSPPPPYYYKSPPPPSPSPPPPYYYKSPPPSSPSPPPPYYYNSPPPPSPSPPPPYYYKSPPPPSPSPPPPYYYKSPPPPSPSPPPPPSPSPPPPYYYKSPPPPSPSPPPPYYYKSPPPPSPSPPPPYYYKSPPPPSPSPPPPYYYKSPPPPSPSPPPPYYYKSPPPPSPSPPPPYYYKSPPPPSPSPPPPYYYKSPPPPSPSPPPPYYYKSPPPPSPSPPPPYYYNSPPPPSHSPPPYYYQSPPPPY; this comes from the exons ATGGTGGAGTTTGAACGGGGAAGAGGCGGCGGCCTCTCCCCCCGGATTGTTACAGTGCTTTTGCTGGGATTCCTTGCCAGCATTAGCAATGCTGCTTCTGCAAATGCAGGGAAGGGCCGTAGTCTGAGTGAATATGAATACACTTCTCCTCCTCCACCAtcgccatcacctcctcctccatactATTACAAATCCCCTCCACCTccatcaccatctcctcctcctccatactATTACAaatctcctccacctccatcaccatctccacctcctccataCTATTACAAGtctcctccacctccatcaccatctcctcctcctccatactACTACAAGtctccaccaccaccatcaccatctcctcctccaccctaTTACTACAAGTCTCCACCCCCGCCAtcaccatcccctcctcctccctATTACTACAAATCTCCACCCCCACCAtcaccatcccctcctcctccatactATTACAAGTCTCCACCTCCAccatcaccatctcctcctcctccttattACTACAAGTCTCCGCCCCCACCATCACCATCTCCTCCCCCTCCATACTACTACAAGTCTCCACCCCCGCCATCACCGTCTCCTCCCCCTCCCTATTACTACAAGTCTCCACCCCCACCATcgccatctcctcctccaccttaCTATTATAAGTCTCCACCCCCTccatcaccatctcctcctccaccttaCTACTACAAATCCCCCCCTCCAccctcaccatctcctcctccaccctaCTACTACAAGTCTCCCCCTCCTCCATCACCATCTCCTCCCCCGCCTTACTATTACAAGTCTCCACCCCCTccctcaccatctcctcctcctccatactACTACAAGTCTCCACCCCCTCCATCACCATCTCCCCCTCCGTACTACTACAAATCTCCACCGCCACCATCTCCTGAATACCACTACAAATCTCCTCCACCACCATCTCCTTATTACTACAAATCtcctccaccaccatctccctaTTACTATAagtctcctcctccacctccttatCACCATCCAATCCTCGCTACAGTGTTGGTGGTGGGTAGGGTTTGGGGCTACAAATGCTACAACTGGACGAAGCCTGAGGACTCTTATGACAGGAAAGCTCTCAATG GTGCTACTGTTGTTGTAACGTACAAGGTTGGAAACAAAACATTAAAGGCTTATGGACTGACCAAACATGAAGGCAAATACGCGGTTCAGCTTAAAGGGTATAACTACAAGAAGTGGGGAGCCAAGAGTGTGAAGGCTAAGCTTTACAAGCCACCCAAAGATTCTGTCTTCAGCGTGCCCACTAATGTGCATTACGGGAAATCGGGAGCTTCGGTCAAACTTAGGTCCAAGTCTTCTGAGAAGATAGTTCTCTATGCTAAGGATTTCTTTTATGCACCTTCAAAGCCATACACCCATTGTCATAAAAAATCTTCCCATCCTTACTATTATAAATCTCCTCCACCGCCATCTTCTCCATATTATTATAGCTCCCCTCCCCCTCCAACATATTACTACAAAtctcctcctccaccatcccctTACTATTATAAGTCGCCACCTTATCACTACAAttctccaccaccaccatctccatatTATTATAtgtctcctccacctccaccatacTATTACAAATCTCCTCCTCCACCTTCACCGTCGTCTCCACCACCATACTATTATAAGTCACCCCCACCTCCATCTCCTTCCCCACCTCCTCCATACTACTACAAGTCTCCGCCTCCACCATCACCTTCACCAACTCCCGTGTATTACTACAAGTCCCCACCTCCACCATCACCTTCATCTCCTCCCCCATATTATTATAAGTCTCCACCTCCACTATCACCATACTCTTCTCCACCCTACTACTACAAGTCCCCCCCTCCACCATCCCCATCCCCTCCTCCACCATACTACTACAAGTCCCCTCCTCCCCCATCACCTTCTCCTCCACCACCATACTATTACAAGTCCCCTCCTCCCCCATCACCTTCTCCTCCTCCCACATACTACTAcaaatcacctcctcctccatccccatcTCCCCCTCCACCATACTACTACAAgtctcctcctccaccatctccttcCCCACCTCCTCCATACTACTACCATTCCCCACCTCCACCATCACCTTCACCTCCTCCCCCATATTACTACAAATCCCCACCTCCACCATCACCATACTCTCCTCTACCTTACTATTACAAGTCCCCCcctccaccatcaccatcaccccCTCCACCATATTACTATAAGTCTCCACCTCCACCATCACCATCCCCTCCTCCACCATACTACTACAAGTCCCCTCCTCCCCCCTCACCTTCTCCTCCACCACCATACTATTATAAgtccccaccaccaccatcaccttCTCCTCCTCCCCCATACTACTACAAGTCCCCTCCTCCTCCCTCGCCTTCTCCTCCACCACCATATTATTATAAgtccccaccaccaccatcaccttCTCCTCCTCCCCCATACTACTATaaatcacctcctcctccatccccttcATCTCCACCTCCTTATTATTACACCTCACCCCCTCCTCCATCCCCATCTCCCCCTCCACCATACTACTACAAAtctcctcctccaccatccccatcaCCTCCCCCACCATATTATTATAagtcaccacctccaccatccccctcTCCTCCTCCCCCATATTACTACAAATCACCTCCTCCTTCGTCTCCCTCGCCACCACCACCCTACTACTACaattcacctcctcctccatctccctcaccTCCACCACCCTACTATTATAAATCACCTCCACCTCCatcaccatctccacctccaccataCTACTACAAATCCCCTCCACCCCCTTCACcttctcctccaccaccaccatcaccctctcctcctcccccaTACTACTAcaaatcacctcctcctccatctccttcaCCTCCACCTCCTTATTATTACAAGTCACCCCCTCCTCCATCCCCATCTCCCCCTCCACCATACTACTAcaaatcacctcctcctccatccccatcCCCTCCACCTCCCTACTACTACAAATCTCCACCCCCACCATCTCCTTCACCTCCACCTCCCTACTACTACAAGTCTCCTCCCCCACCATCACCTTCCCCCCCACCTCCCTACTACTAcaaatcacctcctcctccatctccttcaCCCCCACCTCCCTACTACTACAAGTCTCCTCCCCCTCcatctccatccccaccaccaccctACTATTACAAgtctccaccacctccatctccttccCCACCACCACCTTACTACTACAATTCCCCACCTCCTCCATCTCATTCTCCTCCACCATACTATTACCAGTCTCCACCTCCACCATACTAG